One window of Staphylococcus chromogenes genomic DNA carries:
- the lysS gene encoding lysine--tRNA ligase, with protein MSEEMNDQMQVRRQKLQELRDLGIDPFGEKFDRTGDAETLKTQWDQFSKEELADKESESHTVIAGRLMTKRGKGKAGFAHIKDLSGQIQIYVRKDQVGEEQFHIWNTADLGDIVGVEGVMFKTNTGELSVKAKSFKLLSKALRPLPDKHHGLQDIEQRYRQRYLDLITNEESTQTFINRSRIIQEMRTYLNEKGFLEVETPMMHQIAGGAAARPFVTHHNALDATLYMRIAIELHLKRLIVGGMEKVYEIGRVFRNEGVSTRHNPEFTMIELYEAYADYQDVMNLTEELVAHVARKVLGTTSIQYGDNTIELEPKWRRLHIVDAVKEATGVNFFDVKTDEEAHALAKEHGIEVDKNMKYGHILNEFFEQKVEETLIQPTFIYGHPIEISPLAKKNPEDPRFTDRFELFIVGREHANAFTELNDPIDQRQRFEAQLVEKEQGNDEAHEMDEDFIEALEYGMPPTGGLGIGIDRLVMLLTNAPSIRDVLLFPYMRQK; from the coding sequence ATGTCAGAAGAAATGAATGACCAAATGCAGGTACGCCGTCAAAAATTACAAGAATTACGCGATTTAGGAATCGACCCTTTTGGCGAAAAATTTGACCGTACAGGCGATGCAGAAACATTAAAAACACAATGGGACCAATTTTCAAAAGAAGAATTGGCTGACAAAGAATCAGAAAGTCATACGGTCATTGCAGGAAGACTTATGACTAAACGTGGTAAAGGTAAAGCAGGATTTGCACACATTAAAGATTTAAGTGGTCAAATTCAAATTTATGTTCGAAAAGATCAAGTTGGAGAAGAACAATTTCATATATGGAATACAGCGGATTTAGGTGATATTGTCGGAGTCGAAGGTGTGATGTTTAAAACGAACACGGGTGAACTTTCAGTGAAGGCAAAATCATTTAAATTACTATCAAAAGCATTGCGTCCTTTACCAGACAAACACCATGGTCTTCAAGATATCGAACAACGCTATCGTCAACGTTATTTAGACTTGATTACGAACGAGGAAAGTACACAAACATTCATCAACCGTAGTCGCATCATTCAAGAAATGCGTACATACTTAAATGAAAAAGGCTTCCTCGAAGTTGAAACGCCAATGATGCACCAAATTGCAGGGGGTGCCGCTGCACGTCCATTTGTGACGCACCATAACGCACTAGATGCAACACTTTACATGCGTATTGCAATTGAACTACACCTCAAACGCTTGATTGTCGGCGGTATGGAAAAAGTATACGAAATCGGTCGTGTATTCCGTAACGAAGGTGTATCTACGCGCCATAACCCTGAATTTACAATGATTGAATTGTATGAAGCCTATGCAGATTACCAAGATGTGATGAACTTAACAGAGGAACTTGTTGCGCACGTTGCACGTAAAGTGTTAGGAACAACTTCAATTCAATACGGTGATAATACAATAGAATTAGAACCAAAATGGCGTCGTCTCCATATCGTAGATGCCGTTAAAGAAGCCACAGGTGTGAATTTCTTTGATGTGAAAACAGATGAAGAAGCCCACGCTTTAGCTAAAGAACATGGCATTGAAGTAGACAAAAATATGAAGTACGGCCATATTTTGAATGAATTCTTTGAACAAAAAGTCGAAGAAACATTAATTCAACCGACATTTATCTATGGACATCCAATCGAAATTTCACCACTAGCAAAGAAAAATCCTGAAGACCCACGTTTTACAGATCGTTTTGAATTATTTATTGTTGGGCGTGAACATGCCAACGCATTCACAGAGTTGAATGACCCAATCGATCAACGTCAACGTTTTGAAGCGCAACTTGTTGAAAAAGAACAAGGTAATGATGAAGCGCATGAGATGGATGAAGACTTTATTGAAGCATTAGAATACGGTATGCCCCCAACAGGCGGCTTAGGTATCGGAATAGACCGTTTAGTGATGCTATTGACGAATGCACCGTCTATTCGTGACGTATTATTATTCCCGTATATGCGTCAAAAATAA
- the dusB gene encoding tRNA dihydrouridine synthase DusB has product MWKIGDVEIENRVVLAPMAGVCNSAFRLTVKEFGAGLVCAEMVSDKAILFNNPKTMKMLYIDENERPLSLQIFGGEKETLVEAAEYVDKNTTADIIDINMGCPVSKIIKCEAGARWLLDPNKIYEMVSAVTERVSKPVTCKMRIGWDEDHIYAVENAKAAERAGAAAISLHGRTRVQMYEGKADWDIIRQVKEAVNIPVIGNGDVTSPELAEKMLKETGVDAVMIGREALGNPWMIYRTVHYLETGELIDEPEVDDKVEIALLHLRRLVDLKGEKVGVMEMRKHASWYLKGVRGNGKARKALNQAETEAEMIEILTQFRDEMLAQQTKVEA; this is encoded by the coding sequence ATGTGGAAAATTGGAGACGTCGAAATAGAAAATAGAGTCGTACTTGCACCGATGGCGGGTGTATGTAATTCAGCCTTTCGCCTCACAGTCAAAGAGTTCGGCGCTGGACTGGTGTGCGCTGAAATGGTGAGTGATAAAGCGATTTTATTTAACAATCCAAAGACGATGAAAATGTTATATATTGATGAAAATGAACGTCCACTATCGCTACAAATTTTTGGTGGAGAAAAAGAAACACTTGTGGAAGCTGCAGAATATGTTGATAAAAATACAACAGCTGATATTATCGACATCAATATGGGATGCCCAGTCTCTAAAATCATAAAATGTGAAGCAGGCGCACGTTGGTTGCTTGATCCTAACAAAATTTATGAAATGGTTTCTGCAGTGACAGAACGTGTGAGTAAACCGGTGACATGTAAAATGCGCATTGGTTGGGATGAAGATCATATTTACGCAGTTGAAAATGCAAAAGCTGCAGAGCGTGCAGGTGCAGCGGCAATTTCCTTACACGGACGGACACGTGTGCAAATGTATGAAGGTAAAGCTGATTGGGACATTATTAGACAAGTGAAAGAAGCGGTGAACATCCCTGTGATTGGTAATGGAGATGTGACGAGCCCAGAACTTGCTGAAAAAATGTTAAAAGAAACGGGTGTAGACGCGGTAATGATTGGTCGCGAAGCACTTGGGAACCCATGGATGATTTATAGAACGGTACATTACTTAGAAACTGGTGAGCTCATCGATGAACCAGAAGTCGATGATAAAGTTGAAATTGCTTTATTACATCTACGTCGATTAGTGGACTTAAAAGGTGAAAAAGTCGGCGTTATGGAAATGCGCAAACACGCCTCTTGGTATCTAAAAGGTGTCAGAGGGAATGGTAAAGCACGTAAAGCATTGAACCAAGCTGAGACTGAAGCGGAAATGATAGAAATCCTAACGCAATTTCGCGATGAAATGTTAGCACAACAAACGAAAGTAGAAGCATAG
- the folK gene encoding 2-amino-4-hydroxy-6-hydroxymethyldihydropteridine diphosphokinase: MVEAYLGLGSNIGDREQQLKEAIERLQLEAHIEVKHVSSMYETKPVGYVEQPDFLNLCVQVQTTLEPEDLLDRCLSIEQALHRVRKERWGPRTMDIDVLLYGDSIIETKRLTVPHPRMTERAFVMIPLNEIASQVVEPRSQQTIQSLVQPDATVVKYKG, encoded by the coding sequence GTGGTTGAAGCTTATCTAGGTTTAGGTAGTAATATAGGTGACCGTGAACAACAGCTCAAAGAAGCAATTGAGCGACTTCAACTTGAAGCACACATTGAAGTGAAGCATGTATCCTCCATGTATGAAACCAAGCCGGTAGGGTACGTAGAACAACCAGATTTTTTAAATCTTTGTGTACAGGTGCAAACGACTTTGGAACCTGAGGATTTATTAGACCGTTGTTTGTCTATTGAACAAGCTTTACATCGTGTGCGTAAAGAACGTTGGGGGCCTCGAACAATGGATATTGATGTCTTATTGTACGGGGATAGTATTATTGAGACAAAACGTTTAACTGTACCACATCCAAGAATGACGGAGCGTGCGTTCGTTATGATACCGCTTAACGAAATTGCATCACAAGTCGTTGAACCACGTAGCCAACAAACGATTCAATCTCTTGTTCAACCTGATGCAACAGTTGTAAAATATAAAGGTTGA
- the folB gene encoding dihydroneopterin aldolase: MRDNIFLQGLEFYAYHGALPAENEIGQVFMVDIEMKVDLSEAGESDRVEDTVHYGEVYEDVKAIMEGPPVNLLEYLAERIAKRINSHYNRVMETKVRITKKNPPIHGIYNGVGIEIVRVNHRG; the protein is encoded by the coding sequence ATGAGAGATAATATATTTTTACAAGGATTAGAATTTTATGCCTACCATGGCGCGCTCCCTGCTGAAAATGAAATAGGCCAAGTTTTTATGGTGGATATTGAAATGAAAGTCGATTTATCTGAAGCGGGTGAATCGGATCGTGTTGAAGACACAGTCCATTACGGAGAAGTCTATGAAGATGTAAAAGCGATTATGGAAGGGCCTCCTGTCAATTTACTTGAATATCTCGCTGAACGTATTGCAAAGCGTATAAATTCACACTATAATCGTGTAATGGAAACGAAAGTTAGAATTACGAAAAAAAACCCACCGATTCATGGCATTTATAATGGCGTGGGAATCGAAATAGTGAGGGTGAATCATCGTGGTTGA
- the folP gene encoding dihydropteroate synthase, giving the protein MHTTQIMGILNVTPDSFSDGGQYNEVDKAVAHAEQMMKDGAHIIDVGGVSTRPGHEEVTVEEEMNRVIPVVKALSHLPLRISVDTFRSEVAEASLKAGAHIINDQWAGIYDEKIFDVVAKYNAEIILMHNGDGHRETPVVEEMLVTLLKQANKAVLAGIPKDKIWLDPGIGFAKTREEEQEVMARLDELVATGYKVLLATSRKRFIKELLGGDNKVTERDEATAATTAYGIMKGVDGVRVHHVQMNARLAKAMDTLKGYEDER; this is encoded by the coding sequence ATGCATACCACACAAATCATGGGAATATTAAACGTGACCCCCGATTCATTTTCTGATGGCGGACAGTATAATGAGGTGGATAAAGCCGTTGCGCATGCGGAACAAATGATGAAAGACGGTGCACACATTATTGATGTGGGGGGCGTTTCTACGCGTCCTGGACATGAAGAAGTGACCGTGGAAGAAGAAATGAACAGAGTCATTCCTGTTGTCAAAGCTTTGAGCCATTTACCGTTGCGCATTTCGGTTGATACATTTCGTAGTGAAGTGGCCGAAGCAAGTTTGAAAGCAGGCGCACATATCATCAATGATCAATGGGCAGGAATTTACGATGAAAAAATATTTGATGTTGTCGCGAAGTATAATGCTGAGATTATTTTAATGCACAATGGAGATGGACATCGTGAGACGCCTGTCGTAGAAGAAATGTTGGTTACGTTACTCAAACAAGCGAATAAAGCTGTTTTGGCTGGCATTCCAAAAGATAAAATTTGGCTTGATCCAGGCATTGGTTTTGCCAAAACACGAGAAGAAGAACAAGAAGTGATGGCGCGTTTAGATGAACTTGTCGCAACAGGGTACAAAGTCTTACTCGCAACCAGTCGAAAACGTTTCATTAAAGAACTTTTAGGTGGCGACAACAAAGTTACTGAGCGAGATGAAGCGACCGCAGCCACAACAGCCTATGGCATTATGAAAGGTGTCGATGGGGTGCGTGTCCATCATGTTCAGATGAACGCAAGACTCGCCAAAGCGATGGACACATTGAAAGGATATGAAGATGAGAGATAA
- the cysK gene encoding cysteine synthase A has protein sequence MVRKPVENITEIIGQTPVVKLRHQAGEDAADIYVKLEYQNPGGSVKDRIALAMIEQAEKDGKIKPGDTIVEPTSGNTGIGLAFVCAAKGYKAVFTMPETMSQERRNLLKAYGAELVLTPGAEAMKGAIKKAKELKEEHGYFEPQQFENPANPKIHELTTGPELVEQFEGRTIDAFLAGVGTGGTLSGAGKVLKEKYPDIQLVAIEPEASPVLSGGEPGPHKLQGLGAGFVPDTLDTEIYDEVITVGNETAMETSRRVAKEEGILGGISSGAAIYAAIQKAKELGKGKTVVTVLPSNGERYLSTPLYNFE, from the coding sequence ATGGTAAGAAAGCCTGTAGAAAATATTACTGAAATTATTGGTCAAACTCCTGTCGTTAAATTAAGACATCAAGCTGGTGAAGATGCAGCAGACATCTATGTCAAATTAGAATATCAAAATCCGGGCGGCTCTGTTAAAGACCGTATCGCGCTTGCGATGATTGAACAAGCTGAAAAAGACGGTAAGATTAAACCTGGTGACACTATCGTTGAACCAACAAGTGGTAACACAGGAATTGGTTTAGCATTTGTATGTGCAGCCAAAGGTTATAAAGCTGTTTTCACAATGCCTGAAACGATGAGCCAAGAGCGTCGTAACCTGTTAAAAGCTTATGGTGCTGAATTAGTATTAACACCAGGCGCAGAAGCGATGAAAGGTGCTATTAAAAAAGCAAAAGAACTTAAAGAAGAACATGGTTATTTTGAACCACAACAATTTGAAAACCCAGCGAACCCTAAAATTCACGAATTAACAACAGGTCCTGAACTTGTAGAACAATTCGAAGGGAGAACAATCGATGCCTTTTTAGCGGGTGTCGGTACAGGTGGTACATTATCAGGAGCAGGTAAAGTTTTAAAAGAAAAATATCCTGATATTCAACTTGTAGCCATCGAACCAGAAGCTTCTCCAGTATTAAGCGGTGGCGAACCAGGTCCGCATAAATTACAAGGTTTAGGTGCGGGATTTGTTCCGGACACTTTAGATACTGAAATTTATGATGAAGTCATTACTGTAGGCAATGAAACAGCGATGGAAACTTCTCGTCGTGTTGCAAAAGAAGAAGGAATTTTAGGTGGTATTTCTTCAGGTGCAGCGATTTATGCAGCGATTCAAAAAGCAAAAGAATTAGGTAAAGGTAAAACAGTAGTGACTGTCTTACCTAGTAATGGTGAACGTTACTTATCTACACCATTATATAACTTCGAATAA
- the hslO gene encoding Hsp33 family molecular chaperone HslO, with protein sequence MTQDYIVKALAYNGEIRAYSSITTDTIQEAQTRHYTWPTASAALGRTMTATLMMGAMLKGDQKLTVTVDGDGPIGKIIADANAKGKVRGYVTNPQTHFPLNEAGKLDVRRAVGTQGAINVVKDVGMRDYYTGNSPIVSGELGEDFTYYFANSEQTPSSVGVGVLVNPDNSIKAAGGFIIQVMPGAKEETIDRLEAAIATMTPVSTLIDEGVTPEEMLTHILGEGNVEFLETIPAEFECQCGHDKFLNAMRGLGEAEIENMIKEDHGAEAECHFCRSKYQYTEDELQGLLNELKHQRG encoded by the coding sequence ATGACTCAAGACTATATCGTCAAAGCGTTAGCTTATAATGGCGAAATACGTGCCTATAGTTCGATTACAACGGACACAATACAAGAGGCACAAACACGTCATTATACATGGCCTACAGCCTCTGCAGCGTTAGGTCGTACTATGACAGCAACGCTCATGATGGGGGCTATGTTAAAAGGTGATCAAAAATTAACTGTCACAGTTGATGGCGATGGTCCTATCGGCAAAATTATAGCGGACGCCAATGCAAAAGGGAAAGTGCGTGGTTACGTAACAAATCCACAAACCCATTTCCCCTTAAATGAAGCAGGAAAATTAGATGTCCGCCGCGCAGTAGGGACACAAGGGGCTATTAATGTCGTTAAAGATGTGGGTATGAGAGATTACTACACAGGCAATAGTCCAATTGTTTCAGGTGAACTCGGAGAAGACTTTACCTATTATTTTGCGAATAGTGAACAGACACCCTCTTCTGTCGGTGTCGGCGTTCTCGTCAATCCAGATAATTCCATTAAAGCAGCGGGTGGCTTTATTATTCAAGTGATGCCTGGTGCAAAAGAAGAAACGATTGATCGCCTTGAAGCAGCCATCGCTACAATGACCCCTGTTTCTACGCTCATCGATGAAGGTGTAACACCTGAGGAAATGTTGACGCACATTTTAGGCGAAGGAAATGTCGAATTTTTAGAAACAATTCCAGCTGAATTTGAATGTCAATGTGGGCACGACAAATTTTTAAATGCGATGCGAGGTTTAGGTGAAGCAGAAATCGAGAATATGATTAAAGAAGATCATGGTGCAGAAGCAGAATGTCATTTTTGTCGTTCTAAATATCAATACACTGAAGATGAATTACAAGGTCTTTTGAATGAGCTAAAACATCAACGCGGATAA
- the ftsH gene encoding ATP-dependent zinc metalloprotease FtsH, which translates to MQKAFRNVLFIALIGVVIFGLFSWINGNGKVPKELTYKQFTQELKDGKLKTLEVQPSNNVYKVSGKLNNGDDYSSTILFNNDKELEQVTDIAKDQKDLEFTVKEEEGQSVFVSILTTLIPVLIIALLFIFFLSQAQGGGGGGRMMNFGKSKAKMYDNQKRRIRFTDVAGADEEKQELIEIVDFLKDNKKFKQMGSRIPKGVLLVGPPGTGKTLLARAVAGEAGVPFFSISGSDFVEMFVGVGASRVRDLFENAKKNAPCIIFIDEIDAVGRQRGAGVGGGHDEREQTLNQLLVEMDGFGENEGIIMIAATNRPDILDPALLRPGRFDRQIQVGRPDVKGREAVLHVHAKNKPLDETVDLKAIAQRTPGFSGADLENLLNEASLIAARGGKKKIDMRDIEEATDRVIAGPAKKSRVISDKERNIVAHHEAGHTVIGMVLDEAEVVHKVTIVPRGQAGGYAMMLPKQDRFLMTEPEMLDKICGLLGGRVAEDIIFNEVSTGASNDFERATQLARQMVTEYGMSKKLGPLQFSHSGGQVFLGKDMSGQPDYSGQIAYEIDKEVQRIIKEQYERCKEILTKHESQLRLIAETLLTEETLVAEQIQSLFHEGHLPVVNYDDAKVVERHDDEFEEGKYGKSYDEIRREQEELTNRSRAGVSERDKDEQRTAHPEDDTPSEKHHSEEDKRRNEHEDQSSEDTTGYEGEANIDRPGDNQPPR; encoded by the coding sequence ATGCAAAAAGCTTTTCGTAATGTGCTCTTTATAGCTTTAATCGGCGTTGTTATTTTTGGGCTCTTTTCCTGGATTAATGGAAATGGGAAAGTGCCTAAAGAACTTACGTACAAGCAATTTACACAAGAATTAAAAGATGGCAAACTCAAAACATTGGAAGTACAACCATCTAATAATGTGTACAAAGTGAGCGGTAAGTTAAACAACGGAGATGATTATTCATCAACGATTTTATTTAATAATGACAAAGAGCTAGAACAGGTTACTGATATCGCTAAAGATCAGAAAGATTTAGAATTTACGGTTAAAGAAGAAGAAGGTCAAAGTGTATTCGTAAGCATTCTGACTACCTTGATTCCTGTCTTAATCATCGCACTACTATTTATCTTCTTCTTAAGTCAAGCCCAAGGTGGCGGCGGTGGCGGTCGTATGATGAACTTCGGTAAATCAAAAGCCAAAATGTACGACAACCAAAAACGTCGCATTCGTTTTACAGACGTTGCAGGTGCTGACGAAGAAAAACAAGAATTAATTGAAATTGTAGATTTCTTGAAAGACAACAAGAAATTTAAACAAATGGGTTCACGTATACCTAAAGGGGTCTTACTCGTTGGCCCACCAGGTACAGGTAAAACATTACTTGCACGTGCCGTTGCTGGTGAAGCAGGCGTCCCATTCTTCTCAATCAGTGGTTCTGACTTTGTTGAGATGTTTGTGGGTGTAGGTGCAAGTCGTGTCCGTGACTTATTTGAAAACGCGAAAAAGAATGCGCCGTGTATCATTTTTATAGATGAGATTGATGCAGTAGGTCGTCAACGTGGTGCAGGTGTTGGTGGCGGTCATGATGAACGTGAACAAACGTTAAACCAATTACTTGTTGAAATGGATGGCTTTGGTGAAAACGAAGGCATTATTATGATTGCAGCGACGAACCGACCAGACATTTTAGACCCTGCGTTATTACGTCCAGGTCGATTCGACCGACAAATTCAAGTAGGTCGTCCAGATGTGAAAGGTCGTGAAGCTGTATTACACGTACATGCGAAAAACAAACCTTTAGACGAAACGGTAGACTTAAAGGCGATTGCGCAACGTACACCTGGTTTTTCAGGTGCCGACCTTGAAAACTTGCTGAACGAGGCCTCATTAATAGCGGCTCGTGGCGGCAAGAAAAAAATTGATATGCGAGATATTGAAGAAGCGACGGACCGTGTGATTGCCGGACCTGCTAAAAAATCTCGTGTTATTTCTGACAAAGAGCGTAACATTGTTGCACATCACGAAGCGGGTCATACTGTCATCGGTATGGTGCTTGATGAAGCAGAAGTCGTACACAAAGTAACGATTGTGCCACGTGGTCAAGCAGGTGGTTATGCGATGATGTTACCTAAACAAGACCGTTTCCTTATGACTGAACCAGAAATGCTCGATAAAATTTGTGGTCTTTTAGGGGGCCGTGTTGCAGAAGATATTATCTTCAACGAAGTATCAACAGGTGCTTCTAACGACTTTGAACGTGCGACTCAGTTAGCGCGTCAAATGGTTACTGAATACGGTATGAGTAAAAAATTAGGGCCATTACAATTTTCACATAGTGGAGGCCAAGTGTTCTTAGGAAAAGATATGTCAGGTCAACCTGACTACTCTGGTCAAATCGCTTATGAAATTGATAAAGAAGTTCAACGTATCATCAAAGAACAATACGAACGTTGTAAAGAAATTCTTACAAAACATGAATCACAATTAAGATTAATTGCTGAAACATTGCTCACAGAAGAAACATTAGTCGCAGAACAAATTCAATCCTTATTCCATGAAGGTCATTTACCTGTCGTGAATTACGATGATGCCAAAGTGGTCGAACGTCATGACGACGAATTTGAAGAAGGTAAATATGGAAAGTCCTACGATGAAATTCGACGTGAACAAGAAGAATTAACAAATCGTTCACGTGCAGGTGTATCTGAACGTGATAAAGATGAACAACGTACAGCGCATCCAGAAGATGACACACCATCTGAAAAACATCATTCAGAAGAAGATAAACGTCGTAATGAGCACGAAGATCAATCTTCTGAGGATACAACAGGTTACGAAGGAGAAGCAAACATCGATCGTCCAGGAGACAATCAACCTCCTCGTTAA
- the hpt gene encoding hypoxanthine phosphoribosyltransferase — protein MRNDLKDVLLTEMEIYDICDKLGHAITEDYRGKDLLCVGILKGSVLFMTDLIKRIDTPLSIDFMDVSSYHGGTESTGEVQILKDLSTSIENKDVLIIEDILETGTTLKSITELLASRRVNSLEIVTLLDKPNRRKADIEAKYVGRQIPDEFVVGYGLDYKEKYRNLPYIGTLKPAIYEQ, from the coding sequence ATGAGAAATGATTTGAAGGACGTACTACTTACAGAAATGGAAATTTATGATATTTGTGATAAATTAGGTCATGCCATTACGGAAGATTATCGTGGCAAAGATTTATTATGTGTTGGGATTTTAAAAGGTTCTGTATTGTTTATGACAGATTTAATCAAACGTATCGACACGCCACTTTCTATAGATTTCATGGATGTTTCGAGTTACCATGGTGGGACGGAATCTACAGGTGAAGTCCAAATTTTAAAAGATTTAAGTACGTCTATCGAAAACAAAGACGTTCTTATTATTGAGGATATTTTAGAAACAGGCACAACATTGAAATCAATTACTGAATTATTAGCGTCTCGTCGTGTGAATTCTTTAGAAATTGTAACATTACTCGATAAACCTAACCGTCGCAAAGCAGACATCGAGGCAAAATATGTAGGTCGCCAAATTCCAGATGAGTTCGTTGTAGGTTATGGCTTAGATTACAAAGAAAAATATCGTAACTTACCTTACATTGGGACTTTAAAGCCAGCAATTTATGAACAATAA
- the tilS gene encoding tRNA lysidine(34) synthetase TilS — protein MDIQWNKEEHLVVAVSTGIDSMVLLYRLLHQYKSTYQKLTVLHVHHGLRRASDREAGFLKDYCQQHQIEVYVHRLDLSATIQAGRSIQNEARKERYQWFENMIRKVGGDVLLTAHHFDDQLETIFHRIFTGRVFRSPLGMKKIEQRNGYRIVRPLLDEPKSDISAFQQAHDVPYFEDESNQDVKYTRNAIRNTLMPMIEEQPQLKTEHLNKLYEMHKAALAQFETMAEEYIQTHVKKTHEKYEMSLSSFNKCPEHVKMMILDKLIQKWDAFATMSDAQYQDWFAKMAQPISQLLLYATNTWRILIVYDKLILSAEEGSPLLDVVQMNQEGRYKFGAYQIELSSKGEICFPLYIRTRQNGDRVELMPQGHKKVSRLMIDAKIPQEDRERIPLVVDANGQILAVGTLYQHANYNHLLNIVFLGDEEHEK, from the coding sequence ATGGACATTCAATGGAATAAAGAGGAGCATCTAGTTGTGGCCGTTTCAACTGGCATTGATAGTATGGTTCTTCTCTATCGGTTACTCCATCAGTACAAATCAACCTATCAAAAGTTGACCGTACTCCATGTGCATCATGGACTTCGCCGTGCTTCAGATAGAGAGGCAGGTTTTTTGAAAGATTATTGTCAACAGCATCAAATCGAAGTTTATGTGCATCGATTGGACTTAAGCGCCACAATACAAGCCGGGCGCAGTATTCAAAATGAAGCTCGGAAAGAACGCTATCAATGGTTTGAAAATATGATTCGAAAAGTTGGTGGAGATGTGCTATTAACTGCCCATCACTTTGATGATCAACTAGAAACTATTTTTCACCGCATTTTTACCGGAAGAGTGTTTCGAAGTCCTTTAGGGATGAAAAAAATCGAGCAACGGAACGGTTATCGCATTGTACGTCCTTTGCTTGATGAACCGAAATCGGACATTAGCGCGTTTCAACAAGCCCACGACGTGCCATATTTTGAAGATGAAAGTAACCAAGACGTCAAATATACACGAAATGCAATTAGAAACACGTTAATGCCGATGATTGAAGAACAACCTCAATTGAAAACAGAACATCTTAACAAATTATATGAGATGCATAAAGCTGCACTGGCTCAATTTGAAACTATGGCTGAGGAATATATACAAACGCATGTAAAAAAAACGCACGAAAAGTATGAAATGTCACTGTCATCATTCAATAAATGCCCAGAGCATGTTAAAATGATGATTCTGGACAAATTGATACAAAAATGGGATGCTTTTGCAACGATGAGCGACGCGCAATATCAAGATTGGTTTGCTAAAATGGCGCAACCTATCTCGCAACTTTTACTTTATGCTACAAACACGTGGCGCATCCTTATCGTGTATGATAAATTAATTTTGTCAGCGGAAGAGGGTTCCCCATTGCTTGATGTTGTCCAAATGAATCAAGAAGGACGTTATAAATTTGGCGCCTACCAAATTGAATTGAGTTCAAAAGGAGAAATATGTTTTCCACTTTACATACGGACACGTCAAAATGGAGATCGCGTTGAACTGATGCCACAAGGTCATAAAAAGGTGTCACGCTTAATGATTGATGCCAAAATTCCGCAAGAAGATCGGGAACGTATCCCTTTAGTGGTGGATGCGAACGGACAGATTTTGGCCGTCGGAACGCTGTATCAACATGCCAATTACAACCATTTATTAAATATAGTTTTTTTAGGAGATGAAGAACATGAGAAATGA
- a CDS encoding S1 domain-containing RNA-binding protein, with translation MSIEVGSKVKGKVTGIKKFGAFVELPEGKSGLVHISEVADNYVENVEDHLTVGDEVEVKVLSIADDGKISLSIKKAKERPRRQKPAQKPEDFEKKLSNFLKDSEDKLTSIKRQTESRRGGRGARR, from the coding sequence ATGTCAATCGAAGTAGGAAGTAAGGTCAAAGGTAAAGTCACTGGTATCAAAAAATTCGGTGCATTTGTGGAGTTGCCTGAAGGAAAAAGTGGATTAGTTCATATCAGTGAAGTTGCTGATAATTATGTGGAGAACGTCGAAGATCACTTAACTGTCGGGGATGAAGTTGAAGTTAAAGTATTATCTATCGCGGATGATGGTAAAATCAGTTTATCCATCAAAAAAGCAAAAGAACGTCCGCGTAGACAAAAACCGGCACAAAAACCAGAAGACTTTGAGAAAAAACTATCAAACTTCTTAAAAGATAGTGAGGACAAACTTACTTCTATTAAGCGTCAAACAGAATCAAGACGTGGTGGAAGAGGCGCACGTCGTTAA